In Candidatus Bathyarchaeia archaeon, the following proteins share a genomic window:
- a CDS encoding cyclase family protein, with product MVKDIIKSLENYEIIDLSAEVRPNVLKVNGEYVRGNQIRRFNLQQFINSEDGTYMNFIEAESHIGTHVEGPLHLRNGLKSLSDMPLSKFMGEALVLKFEENTPIKPEHLNRVKDEDIVLMWSPGGAYVTPEAAEYLVKKRIKMLGVQGVYPDDPRAYQPGSGVKPMTHLLLLENDIPIIEGLINLDKIDCERVFFIGLPLKIAYLDSSWIRAIALKLKR from the coding sequence ATGGTTAAAGATATTATTAAATCCCTCGAAAACTATGAGATTATTGACTTGTCCGCTGAGGTTCGACCAAATGTTTTGAAGGTTAATGGTGAATATGTTCGCGGCAATCAGATTCGAAGGTTTAACCTACAACAATTTATAAACTCTGAGGATGGAACTTACATGAATTTCATTGAGGCTGAATCCCACATAGGCACTCATGTTGAAGGCCCGCTGCATTTAAGGAATGGTCTTAAGTCGCTCTCAGACATGCCATTGAGCAAATTTATGGGCGAAGCGCTTGTGCTGAAATTTGAGGAAAACACGCCGATAAAACCAGAACATCTCAACAGAGTTAAGGATGAAGATATAGTGCTTATGTGGAGCCCTGGGGGAGCTTACGTGACACCTGAAGCTGCTGAATACCTTGTTAAGAAACGTATAAAAATGCTTGGTGTTCAGGGCGTTTATCCAGATGACCCAAGAGCCTATCAGCCCGGTTCAGGAGTTAAGCCGATGACCCATTTGCTTCTGCTAGAGAACGATATACCGATAATTGAGGGATTAATTAACTTGGATAAAATTGATTGTGAGCGGGTTTTCTTCATAGGGTTACCGTTAAAGATAGCATACTTAGATTCGTCTTGGATAAGAGCTATAGCGCTTAAATTGAAACGGTAG